GGTCCTCCTCGCGTGTGTTCCCGCCGAACTGCACACCCTTCCGCTGGAGGCGCTGGCGGCGGGGCTCGCCGAACTCGGCCTGCCCGCCCGCATGTTCGGCGGGGCCGTCCCCGCCGAGGCGCTCGACGCCGCCGTGCGGCGCACGGGCCCGTCCGCGGTCGTCCTCTGGTCGCAGGCACGCTCCACCGCGCACCACGCCCTCGCCCGGCATGTCGCCGAGATCTCGTTCGGCGTCCGAGGCGCGCGGACGCATCCCCGCGTGGTGCTGGCCGGCCCCGGCTGGGCGGGCCGCGCCGTACGGGCGGGCATGTGGCGCCCCGGCGGCCTGCGGGAGGCGCTCGAACTTCTCTCCCGCCTCTCCGCGGAAGCGCCGACGGCGGCCACCGACTCCGCGTGACGGATCGTCAGCCGTGCGACAGCAGCGAGGCGGTGAGCTCGGCGGCGCGGCGATGCCAGAGGTCGGCGCCCCGCAGCATGGCGTGCCCTCCGGTCGGCATCGGGATGCCCGCGGCGTCGGCGCCGGCCGCCCGGGCCCTGCGGACGAAGTCCCAGGACTCGCGGGCCGAGGTGACGCGGTCGGTCTCGTCGTGGAGCACGTAGAGGCGTCGGCCGCCGAGGTGGTCCACCGGCTCGTCGGCGGGGCACCACGGTGCCAGGGCGACGACCCCGCGCACGGCCGGGTCTCCCGCTGCCCGGAGGGCCGCGCGACCGCCCATGGAGTGGCCGAGCAGGACGACGGGTACGGGCCCGGCCTGCTCCCGGAGGCGTACGAGCGCGGCCTCGGCGTCCCGGGCGGCGTCGGCGCGCGGCCCGTTCCAGCCTCGGTGCCGGTAGCGCACCTCCGCGACGAGCACGTCCCGGCCGCGGACGGCACGGGTCACGGCGGCGGCGAAGGGCCGCATCCGCAGCGCGGGCAGGTTGAGGGCGGGCGGCGGCTCGGGGCCGTCGGCGCGGCCTCCGTGGAGCAGCAGCACGGCCGCGGTGGGAACGGCCGGTGCACTGCGGACGATCAGGGCGCTCGGATCGGCACGTCGTATGCGGCAGCCGTTCATCGCGCGGCCGTCCCGCTCGCGCGCCGACGCGGTGGCCGGGGGAAGAACCCGCTCGTGCGGGCCGTGTAGGCCGCGTATCCGGGCCGCTGCGCCATATGGGCCTCCAGGAGTCGCTTGCCGCTTCCCCGGATGAGCAAGCCGCTCATGACGAGGGGGGAGACGACCGTGAGGGCCGCAGTCTGCCAGGTCCCACAGGCCGTCAGATACAGACCCCACCAGACGAGGAAGTCACCGAAGTAGTTGGGGTGCCTGGTCCAGCTCCACAGCCCCCGGTCCATGACCCGCCCGCGGTGTGCGGGGTCCGCCTTGAACCGGGCGAGCTGGTGGTCCCCCACGGCCTCGAAGAAGAGACCGACGGCCCAGACGGCGAGCCCGAGCAGGGCCAGGACGTCGAGGGGCGAGGGCAGGTACGCCGCGGCCTGGACGGGGAGGGAGACCAGCCACACGAGGGCTCCCTGGAGGAGGTAGACCGTCCGCAGGGCGTAGAGCGTCGGGCTGCCCGGGGCACGGGCGAGCATCCGGGCGTACCGGGGGTCCTCGCCGTGGCCGCGGCCGCGCCGGGCGATGTGCGCGGAGAGGCGGAGCCCCCACACGGCGGTCGCCAGGACGACCGCGAAGCGACGCCCCTCGTCCCCGTACCCGTCCGACAGGAACCAGGTGACGACGGCGACGGCGGTGAAGGCGAGACCCCAGGCCACGTCGACGATCCGGTGCACCCCCTTCACGGTGGCGACGGCGAAGGTCAGCAGCATGACCGCGAGCGCGGCACCCGCCGACACCGCCAGGTTGAGGCCGAGGGCACCCGCGTCGACTCCGGTCACGACGACCCGCCTCCTTCCCTGACCAGCAGGAGTTGGCGCACGTCGAGGGCGCGGGCGCGGAACCCGGCCTCCGAGTACGCCAGGTACAGCTCCCACATGCGGCGGAAGACGCGGTCGAACCCGAGCGCCTCGACGGCCTCTGCCTGGCACAGGAAGCGTTCCCGCCACAGGCGCAGGGTCTCGGCGTAGTGCGCGCCGAATCCGGTGTCGCGGGTGATGCGCAGCCCTGCGGCGGCGCTCTCCCGGACGATGGCCGTCGGGGAGGGGATGAGTCCTCCGGGGAAGACGTACGCGCTGATCCAGGTGTGGGTGCGCGCGGTGGCGAGCATCCGGTCGTGGGGCATCGTGATGGCCTGGAGCGCGACGCGCCCGCCGGGGGCGAGGAGGCGGCGCAGCGCGCCGAAATAGGCGGGCCAGTACTCGGCACCGACCGCCTCGATCATCTCGACGCTGACCACCGCGTCGTAGCGGCCGTCGACCTCCCGGTAGTCGCGGAGCTCGACGGTCACCCGGTCGGCCACACCGGCCTCGGCGATCCGCCGGAGCGCGAGGGCGCGCTGTTCGGCGGAGAGGGTGACGGTCAGGACGCGGGCACCCCGGGCGGCCGCGCGGATGGCCAGCTCTCCCCAACCGGTGCCGATCTCCAGGAGATTCGTCCCGGGGCCCACCTCGGCCAGGTCGAGCAGCCGGTCGATCTTGCGGTGCTGGGCGGCGGTGAGGAGCTCGGGCGTGGCGGGGAGGGTGGCGAAGACGCCCGAGGAGTAGCTGAGGCTCGGGTCGAGGAAGAGGCCGAACAGGTCGTTGGAGAGGTCGTAGTGCCGCTGGACGTTCTCACGGGCCCCGCCGAGGGTGTTGCGGTCGCGGGAGGGCCTGCGGTGGACCCAGGCACCGCGCAGGCGGCGCAGGGGGGCGGGCACCAGCTCGTCCACGTGGGCGGCGAGGACGGTGAGGAGCCCGGCGAGGTCGTCGCTGTCCCACTCGCCCGCCATGTACGACTCGCCGAAGCCGATGAGCCCGCGGGCGGCGATCCGCCGGTGGAAGGCGGCGGAGTCGTGGAGCGTGAGGGTGGGCGGGGAGCTGGAGGGCTTGGAGGGCGCGGAGAGCTCGGAGGGCGCGGAGAGCTCGGAGGGCGCGGAGGGTTCGGAGGGCGCGGAGGGTTCGGAGGAAGCGCAAGGGGCGGAAGGGGCCGTGGTCTTGGAGGGCGCGGAGGGCTCCCCAGGCGCGGACTGCGCGGGGATCGTGAGAGCCGGGTCGCCGCCGTGGCGGACGCGGATCGGGAGCCCGCGGAAGGCGCGCTCCACGATCCGCCGGGCGACGGCGGTTCGCAGGGCGGAGACCCGCGGAAGCCGGGCGACGTCGGGCCAGCGCGCCGGATCCACGGTCGGGTTGCCGCGTGCGGCGCCGGCCGGACGGACCGAGGGGAGGAAGAACGTCACAGCGAGCCTTCTCGGGTGGACGGGGTGGAGTGCGTGGACGGGGTGGTGTCCCTGGACGCGGCGGTGTCCAGGGACGCGGCGGTGTCCAGGGACGCGGTGGACCAGGTGCAGCGGCGGCGGGGCTCGGACCGGGATTTCGGCTCAGCGCCTGGGCGCGGATGGACCGGAAGTCCCTTGAGGTACAGGCGGATTCCGTGCAGCCGGATGCCGAGGGAGACCGCGGCCGTGGACCAGGGCCGGAGCAGCGCGGCGGCCAGCAGCGTGCGGGTCGTAGCCGGGCGGTACCGTCCGCGGACCGTGGCCGTCAGCGGCCGTGAGCCGTCGTCGTGGCACAGCTGGACGGTGAGGTCGAGTCGGTCGCCGGGGAGCGGCAGCCGCATCCTGTACCCGCCCTCGACGGCGAAGAACGGCGAGACGGGGAAGTCCTTCGCGACCCGCGCGTCGCCGTGGGCGTCGGGCCGCAGCAGGTAGAGGTGGCGCCCTCCGTAGGTGTTGTGCACCTCGGCGACGACGCAGACCGGGTTTCCGGCACGGTCGTGGCACCAGTAGAGGGTCAGGGGGTTGAACACGTGCCCGAAGACGCGTGCGTGGCCGAGCATCAGGACCCGGCCCTCGGCGTTCCGTACACCGTGGGACACGAGGTACCCGTCGAGAGCCGCGCGCAAGGTCGGCGCCGTGCCCTCGAAGTGGTCCCGGGGGTCGAAGCGGGCGAGCGGGCGCAGGAGGCGCGGCAGCGTCGGCAGGGCGTCGAGGTCGACGAGCCAGAGGTACGTCCGGTGGTGGAACCCGTACCGGATCGGGCGTACGCGCGTGTGGACGACCTCGGACAGGTAGAGCGCGGGGACGCGCGGCGGGGACGCGGGCACCGGCCCGGCGGCCCGTGCGTCGGCGGAGGCGTGGTCGGCGGAGCGGGTGGTCACCACCTCACCCCCAGCGCTCGGGCCGCCTCGACGCCGGAGCGGCAGCCGTCCTCGTGGAAGCCCCAGCCGTGGTGGGCACCGGCGTAGGCGGTGACGGCGGTGCGGAGTGCGGGGAGTTCGCGCTGGGCGGCGACGGACTCCGGTGTGAAGACCGGGTGCTCGTAGACCGTGCGGGCCAGGACGGCGGACGGGTCGAGCCGGTCGTCCGCGTTGAGGGTGACCAGATGGGGCTCGCTGACGGGGAGTCGCTGGAGCCGGTTCATGTCGTAGCTGACCTGGACCGTGTCGGGCCGGGCCGTACAGGAGGGGAGCCGGTAGTTCCAGGAGGCGCGGGCGTGCGGTGAACGGGGCAGTACGGAGGTGTCCCGGTGGAGGGCGGTGGGGTTGCGGGAGTACGGGAAGGCGCCGAGGACGCGCCGCTCGTCGGGGGTGGGGTCGGCGAGGAGCCGCAGGGCCCGGTCGGCGTGCACGGCGATGACGACGGCCGCGTGGACGGCCGTCTCGCCGTCCTCGGTGGTCACGCGCGCGTGGTCGGTGCCACGGGCGATCGCACGAACGGGCGTGGCGGTCCGGACGGAGGCGATCCCCTTGGCCACGCGGTCGACGTAGGCGGCGGATCCGCCGGTGACGGTCTTCCACTGCGGGGAGCCGGTGAGGGAGAGGAGCCCGTGGTGGTCGAGGAAGCGGAAGAGGTACGCCGCCGGGAAGCGCAGCGCGGTGTCCGCCGGGCAGGACCAGACGGCCGATACGAGGGGGATGGCGAAGTGCCCGGTGAAGTACGGGGAGAAGCGGTGTTCCCGGAGGAAGGCGCCGAGCGTCGCCGTGTCGTCCCCGGTCGCGAGCAGCCGCCGGGCGGCACGGTGGAAACGGGGTACGTCCGCGAGCATCCGGAGGTACGTTCCGCGCCGGAGGTTGCCGGCGCCGAGGAGACCGCGCGGGCCCCGGGCGCCCGCGTACTCCAGGCCGCAGCCGTCACAGCGTACGGACATGCTCATCTCGGAGTCCTGCGTGGCGACGCCCAGTTCGCGGAAGAGGCGGAGCAGATGCGGGTAGGTCCGCTCGTTGTGGACGATGAATCCGGTGTCGACGCGGACGGTGCCGCCCTCGCGGGTGGGCAGTTCGTGCGTGTGGGCGTGGCCGCCGAGCCGCCC
Above is a genomic segment from Streptomyces sp. NBC_00094 containing:
- a CDS encoding alpha/beta hydrolase, producing MNGCRIRRADPSALIVRSAPAVPTAAVLLLHGGRADGPEPPPALNLPALRMRPFAAAVTRAVRGRDVLVAEVRYRHRGWNGPRADAARDAEAALVRLREQAGPVPVVLLGHSMGGRAALRAAGDPAVRGVVALAPWCPADEPVDHLGGRRLYVLHDETDRVTSARESWDFVRRARAAGADAAGIPMPTGGHAMLRGADLWHRRAAELTASLLSHG
- a CDS encoding DUF1295 domain-containing protein; the encoded protein is MTGVDAGALGLNLAVSAGAALAVMLLTFAVATVKGVHRIVDVAWGLAFTAVAVVTWFLSDGYGDEGRRFAVVLATAVWGLRLSAHIARRGRGHGEDPRYARMLARAPGSPTLYALRTVYLLQGALVWLVSLPVQAAAYLPSPLDVLALLGLAVWAVGLFFEAVGDHQLARFKADPAHRGRVMDRGLWSWTRHPNYFGDFLVWWGLYLTACGTWQTAALTVVSPLVMSGLLIRGSGKRLLEAHMAQRPGYAAYTARTSGFFPRPPRRRASGTAAR
- a CDS encoding class I SAM-dependent methyltransferase, translated to MTFFLPSVRPAGAARGNPTVDPARWPDVARLPRVSALRTAVARRIVERAFRGLPIRVRHGGDPALTIPAQSAPGEPSAPSKTTAPSAPCASSEPSAPSEPSAPSELSAPSELSAPSKPSSSPPTLTLHDSAAFHRRIAARGLIGFGESYMAGEWDSDDLAGLLTVLAAHVDELVPAPLRRLRGAWVHRRPSRDRNTLGGARENVQRHYDLSNDLFGLFLDPSLSYSSGVFATLPATPELLTAAQHRKIDRLLDLAEVGPGTNLLEIGTGWGELAIRAAARGARVLTVTLSAEQRALALRRIAEAGVADRVTVELRDYREVDGRYDAVVSVEMIEAVGAEYWPAYFGALRRLLAPGGRVALQAITMPHDRMLATARTHTWISAYVFPGGLIPSPTAIVRESAAAGLRITRDTGFGAHYAETLRLWRERFLCQAEAVEALGFDRVFRRMWELYLAYSEAGFRARALDVRQLLLVREGGGSS
- a CDS encoding DUF1365 domain-containing protein, with product MSEVVHTRVRPIRYGFHHRTYLWLVDLDALPTLPRLLRPLARFDPRDHFEGTAPTLRAALDGYLVSHGVRNAEGRVLMLGHARVFGHVFNPLTLYWCHDRAGNPVCVVAEVHNTYGGRHLYLLRPDAHGDARVAKDFPVSPFFAVEGGYRMRLPLPGDRLDLTVQLCHDDGSRPLTATVRGRYRPATTRTLLAAALLRPWSTAAVSLGIRLHGIRLYLKGLPVHPRPGAEPKSRSEPRRRCTWSTASLDTAASLDTAASRDTTPSTHSTPSTREGSL
- a CDS encoding NAD(P)/FAD-dependent oxidoreductase, with translation MDRRSVAVVGGGVAGLTAARVLSRVYDVVLYESEGRLGGHAHTHELPTREGGTVRVDTGFIVHNERTYPHLLRLFRELGVATQDSEMSMSVRCDGCGLEYAGARGPRGLLGAGNLRRGTYLRMLADVPRFHRAARRLLATGDDTATLGAFLREHRFSPYFTGHFAIPLVSAVWSCPADTALRFPAAYLFRFLDHHGLLSLTGSPQWKTVTGGSAAYVDRVAKGIASVRTATPVRAIARGTDHARVTTEDGETAVHAAVVIAVHADRALRLLADPTPDERRVLGAFPYSRNPTALHRDTSVLPRSPHARASWNYRLPSCTARPDTVQVSYDMNRLQRLPVSEPHLVTLNADDRLDPSAVLARTVYEHPVFTPESVAAQRELPALRTAVTAYAGAHHGWGFHEDGCRSGVEAARALGVRW